Proteins encoded by one window of Deinococcus radiodurans R1 = ATCC 13939 = DSM 20539:
- a CDS encoding MFS transporter: MTATSPAPEPDASTKGRTKIILFLTIFIAMLGLSVLFPIIGPLGRQLGLTPAQIGWFSTSYSLMQFIFSPIWGNRSEHHGRRPTLLMGLVGFSVSFGLFGLFAQLGMNGGLALGTLFALLVGTRIIGGIFSSATLPTAQAMMADISSEDDRAASMGLIGAAFGLGVVFGPAIGGLLSGISLVAPVYFSAGLGLFTAALAYFMVPETRHPGQTRTATVDRRSLLSRGGIPLFLAASALTTLASVGMEQTISFYVQDVMKLDPGETAKTVGKMLAIFGILAALVQGGAIRPLSKKLPPTPLILVGLVIMAAGMFLLPQMATYWPITAALALIGVGSAILSPTLSAALSLSVGKDGQGAVAGLNSSALALGRMVGPLLGTNLYQHVGHGAPYIASGSILAVLFVVMLIARPQVQPQTPAA; encoded by the coding sequence ATGACCGCGACTTCTCCTGCTCCAGAGCCGGATGCCAGCACCAAAGGGCGCACCAAAATCATCCTGTTTTTGACCATTTTCATCGCCATGCTGGGCCTGAGCGTGCTGTTTCCCATCATCGGGCCGCTGGGCCGGCAACTGGGGCTGACCCCGGCGCAAATCGGCTGGTTTTCCACCTCTTACTCGTTGATGCAGTTCATCTTCAGCCCCATCTGGGGCAACCGCAGCGAGCATCACGGCCGCCGTCCCACCCTGCTGATGGGCCTCGTCGGCTTCTCGGTGAGCTTCGGGCTGTTCGGCCTGTTTGCTCAGCTGGGCATGAACGGCGGTCTGGCCCTCGGCACGCTGTTTGCCCTGCTGGTCGGCACCCGCATCATCGGCGGCATTTTCTCCAGCGCCACCCTGCCCACCGCGCAGGCGATGATGGCCGACATCAGCAGTGAAGACGACCGCGCCGCGAGCATGGGCCTCATCGGCGCGGCGTTCGGCCTCGGTGTGGTGTTCGGCCCGGCCATCGGCGGCCTGCTCAGCGGCATCAGCCTGGTGGCTCCGGTGTACTTCAGCGCGGGCCTGGGCCTGTTCACGGCGGCGCTGGCGTACTTCATGGTGCCGGAAACCCGTCATCCCGGTCAGACGCGCACGGCGACCGTAGACCGCCGCAGTCTGCTGAGTCGGGGAGGCATTCCGCTGTTCCTGGCCGCCAGCGCCCTGACCACTCTGGCGAGCGTGGGCATGGAGCAGACCATCTCCTTTTACGTGCAGGACGTGATGAAGCTCGACCCCGGCGAAACGGCCAAGACGGTCGGCAAGATGCTCGCCATCTTCGGGATTCTGGCGGCCCTCGTGCAGGGCGGCGCCATTCGGCCCCTGAGCAAGAAACTGCCCCCCACCCCGCTGATTCTGGTCGGCCTGGTCATCATGGCCGCCGGGATGTTCCTGCTGCCGCAGATGGCGACCTACTGGCCCATCACCGCCGCGCTCGCCCTGATCGGCGTCGGCAGCGCGATTCTGAGCCCCACCCTGAGCGCCGCCCTGAGCCTGAGCGTCGGCAAGGACGGGCAGGGCGCCGTCGCGGGCCTGAACTCCTCGGCGCTGGCGCTGGGCCGCATGGTCGGGCCGCTGCTCGGCACCAACCTGTACCAGCATGTCGGCCACGGCGCGCCTTACATCGCCAGCGGCAGCATCCTCGCGGTCCTCTTCGTGGTGATGCTGATTGCGCGCCCCCAGGTGCAGCCCCAGACCCCGGCAGCCTGA